In Neofelis nebulosa isolate mNeoNeb1 chromosome 10, mNeoNeb1.pri, whole genome shotgun sequence, one DNA window encodes the following:
- the LOC131488644 gene encoding olfactory receptor 52A1-like produces the protein MSISNITVFRPSVLTLIGIPGLETVQCWIGIPFCVMYLIAMIGNSLLLIIIKSERSLHEPMYIFVGMLGVTDIVLGTSIVPKMLGIFWFHVPEIYFDSCLLQMWLIHTFQCIESGILLAMALDRYVAICYPLRHAAIVTHRLITQIGAVVTLRAAVLGAPCLILIKFRFQFYHTTIISHCYCEHMAIVKMAAENVRVNKIYGLFVAFTVAGFDLIFITLSYIQIFITVFRLPQKEARLKAFNTCIAHICVFLQLYILAFFSFFTHRFGAHVPPYIHILFSSLYLLVPPFLNPLVYGAKTKQIRIHLVKMLYS, from the coding sequence CATCACCGTCTTCAGGCCTTCTGTGTTGACGCTGATAGGGATCCCAGGCCTAGAGACTGTGCAGTGCTGGATTGGGATTCCATTCTGTGTCATGTATCTCATTGCTATGATTGGAAACTCCTTGCTTCTGATCATCATCAAGTCAGAGCGCAGCCTCCATGAGCCCATGTACATTTTCGTAGGCATGCTGGGAGTCACAGATATTGTACTTGGCACGAGCATTGTGCCCAAGATGCTTGGAATCTTCTGGTTTCATGTGCCAGAGATTTATTTTGATTCTTGCTTGCTTCAAATGTGGCTCATCCACACATTTCAGTGCATAGAGTCAGGCATCCTCCTGGCCATGGCTCTGGACCGTTATGTGGCCATCTGTTATCCACTAAGACATGCTGCCATCGTCACGCACCGCCTAATCACCCAGATAGGGGCAGTGGTAACACTCAGGGCCGCTGTCCTAGGAGCCCCGTGCCTGATACTGATAAAGTTCCGGTTTCAGTTTTACCATACAACCATCATCTCCCACTGCTACTGTGAGCATATGGCCATTGTGAAAATGGCTGCAGAAAATGTACGAGTCAACAAAATCTATGGCTTGTTTGTGGCATTCACCGTTGCAGGGTTTGACCTCATATTCATCACTTTGTCCTACATACAGATATTTATCACCGTTTTTCGTCTGCCACAGAAGGAGGCTCGGTTGAAAGCATTCAATACATGCATTGCTCacatctgtgtctttctccagctctacatccttgcctttttctccttcttcacaCATAGGTTTGGTGCTCATGTTCCCCCTTATATCCACATCCTCTTTTCTAGCCTCTACTTGCTGGTCCCCCCGTTTCTCAATCCACTTGTCTATGGTGCCAAGACCAAGCAGATCCGGATTCACCTGGTAAAGATGTTGTATTCATAA